Within Myxococcus fulvus, the genomic segment TGGGAGACGGTGGAGGACAGCACGCCCGCGGGCTTGTGGAACGCGAGCACCCGGGTGGCGGGGGCGGACAGCGGGACGACTCTCCCGTCGACGCGCACGGTGGCGCCCGGGGGGACGGGGGCCAGGGCCATCTTGGCGACGCGGCCGTTGATGGTGACGCGGCCGGCGTTGATGGCGTCCTCGGCTTCCTTCTGGGGGAACACGCCCGCGCGTGCGAGGGCTCGAGACAGCCAGTCCGGCTTCTCCTTGCCCTCCCATCGTTGGTGCTGCGGGGGCTTGGTCTTGTCGGGCTTGCGCGGCATGGGCTTCCAGAGGGGACGATGGAGTCGGGCGTCATATCATCGTCACCTGGAGCGCGTGATGACTCTGGCGAGGGTGGGGAAGGCGTAGAGTCGGGGACATGACCGCTCGTGCCGGGAATCCGTCTGTCCGGGATGAATCACGGATGCATCCGCTGGATGCGTTCATGGCCGCCCTGGCCAGTCGCCGGCTGTTCTGTGATGGCTGGGGGGATGAGGAGACGTTCGCGGGGGCGCCGTTGTCGGGGCGGCTCGCGGCGACGGTGTTGCCGCTGGAGGTCCGCTGGGGCGCGGAGCAGGCGGCGGGGCGGCGACGGTTCCGGGATGGTGCGTTCGATTCGCCGTGGGTGGCGTTGCCGTCTGAGGTGCGGTTGGGCTCGGTGCGGTGGATGACGTCCGAGCGGGGTCGGGGGCGGGACGCGTGTGTGGTGCTCGCGGCGTCGCGGGACGAGGGGTTCCGGCTGCGGAGCTGGTTGTTCGCGCCGTTGGTGGAGGAGGGGGTGGATTTGTTCCTGCTGGAGAACCCCTATTACGGGACGCGGCGGGCTTTGGGGCAGAAGGGGCCGCACATCCGCACGGTGAGCGAGCAGCTCCAGATGAACATCGCGTCCATCGAGGAGGCGAGGGCGCTGGTGGCGCACGCACGGCGGGAGGGCTACGAGCGCGTCGCGGTCGCGGGCTACAGCATGGGGGGCTACATGGCGGCGTTGACGGCGGCGACGATTCCGGAGCCGGTGGGCGTCGCGGCGCTCGCGGCGGGGGCCTCGCCGGCGCCGGTGTTCACGAAGGGCGTGCACTCACGCTCCATCGACTTCAGGAGGCTGGCGGGTTCTCCGGACGAGACGGAAGCGAGGACGCGGCTCGCGACCATTTTGGATGCGGCGAGCGCGCGCCTGTTGCCGCCGCCCGTGAAGCCGAGCGCCGCCGTCATCCTGGCGTGCGCGAGGGACGCCTTCGTTCCCTTGGCGGAGGCACGCGCGCTCCATGCGCACTGGCCCGGAAGTGAGCTGCGCATCGTGGACGCGGGACATATCTCCGCGGTGATTACGTCAGGTGCCGCGCTTCGAGGCGCCATCCGGGACGCGGTGCACCGCGCGGGGACGTGAGTTGGGGGCGCGCTCCTCGCGCGCCTGTGCGAAGTCACGGAGCCACGACGGGGACTTGGCGCGAGTCTCAGCATCGCGAGGCAATGCCCCGCGCGAACTGGGAGGAGTCCATGCCCTGGCAAGGAGCGTGATCGCCTCACGCGTGGGCGGGGGCGCGCATCCTTGACGGAGAATCGGCACCAGGCCCTGCGATGCAGGGGATGTCTCGCGCCGTTCGGAGCAAGTCTCGCGAGGTCATGGTACGTGTCCCCGAGTCATAAGCCCTGGCTTCGGGACTCCTGCTCCATGTCGTTTGCGCGCGCGCTCGGACTCTTCATCCTCACGGCCCTGGCTGAGATCATCGGCTGCTATCTGCCGTATCTCTGGCTGCGACAGGGGCGCTCGGTGTGGTGGCTGGTCCCCGCGGTCGCGAGCCTCGCGCTCTTCGCGTGGCTGCTGACGCTGCATCCGACAGGCGCCGCGCGGACGTACGCCGCCTATGGAGGCGTCTACATCGCCGTGGCGCTCGCGTGGCTCTGGCTCGTCGAGGGAGAGCGGCCCACTCCCTGGGATGTCGTGGGCGCGCTCGTCGCCATCGCTGGCATGGCCATCATCATCCTGGCCCCTCGTCGTTAGCGGCCGTGTCCACGTGAACGTGGACTCTCCCTACCTCCGCGGAGCCGGGTCCTCGCCCTCGGCGCTCCCAGGCGTCTTCCCGGGCTCCTCCTGAGGCATCCGGCGCTCCTCCTCGAGCCCACCCGCCTCCGCCGACTTGGGCGTCCGTCCCGGCGCCTCCTCCTCGGGAGAACTCTGCCGCCGGCCGTTCTGTCCCGGCTCCTCGTCACCGACCTCCATCGACTCATAAGGCATGTGGTCCATGCTGCGTCCTCCTCTCGCGGGTTCAGGACTTCCTCGAAGGTAAGGCCGCCGCCGCGCCCCATGCCGCGTCGGGCCTTGCGGTCGCACGCCCCCTCGCTCAGCCTGCGCCCCTCCTCCGTGGGAGTCCCCGCATGTCCCGACTCGCCCTCTGCCTCGCGCTCCTGTCCCTCCACGCCGTGGCCGCCGAGCCCTCCACCGTGCCGCGCCGTCCCGTGAACACCTACTCCATCGTCGCCCGAGATCCGGCGACAGGGGACCTGGGTGTCGCCGTGCAATCCCACTGGTTCTCCGTGGGCGCCACCGTGCCCTGGGCCGAGGCGGGCGTGGGCGCCGTCGCCACCCAGTCCTTCGTCGACCCGTCCTACGGCCGTCTCGGTCTGGACCTCATGCGCGCGGGCCGCTCGGCCCCCGATGCGCTCAAGGGCCTGCTCGCCGCCGACTCCGCCAGTCAGGTGCGCCAGGTCGCCATGGTGGACGCCCAGGGCCGCGTCTCCGCGCACACGGGCTCGAATTGCATCGCCGCCGCCGGACACGTCGTGGGCGAGGGCTTCTCCGTCCAGGCCAACATGATGCAGAAGGACACCGTCTGGCCCGCCATGGCCAAGGCCTACCGCGCCTCCAAGGGGGACCTCGCCGAGCGCATGCTCGCCGCGCTCGAGGCCGCCGAAGCCCAAGGCGGAGACCTGCGCGGCAAGCAATCCGCCGCCCTCATCATCGTCTCCGCGAAGCCCTCGGGCCGCCCCTGGATGGACCGCCGCTTCGACCTGCGCGTCGACGACCACCCCGAGCCCCTCAAGGAACTGCGCCGCCTCGTCACCCTCCAGCGCGCCTACAACTTCATGAACGAAGGCGACCTCGCCCTGGAGCACAAGGACACCGACGCCGCCCTCGCCGCCTACTCCTCCGCGGAGAAGCTCGCGCCGGGCAACGCGGAGATGACCTTCTGGCACGCCATCTCCCTCGTGGGCGTGGGCCGCGTGGACCAGGCCCTGCCGCTCCTCCAGCGCGCCTACGCCGCCGACCCGCGCTGGCGCGAGCTCCTCACCCGCCTGCCCGCCGCGGGCCTGCTCCCCGATGACCCCAAGCTCCTCGCGCGCTTGAAGAGCGCGAAATAGCCCCGAGCCCACCGAGCGGGGACCCGAGCGGTGGGCACGCCACCTCGCGGACACGGCGAGCCCCACCGCTTGTAGCGGCCCACGAGGATGGAGAGGTTACCTGGACGAGGATGCCCATGAGCGACCCCCAGTCCGCACTTGCCGCATTGACCGTCCCGCTCCTCGCGCTGGCGCAGGTGCCCCAGGAGGTGTCCGTCTCTCCCGAGGGCGCCACGGGGCACAGCTACTGGTACTGGGTGGCGCTGCTCGTGCTGGCCGCGGCCGTCTTCGCGTGGGTCGCCGTGGCGCTGGCCCGCAAGCGCAAGGCCCCGCCCCCCAGGTCCACGCGCACCACCCCCCGCTATCGCCGCCCCGTCTAGCCTCGCTTGCGCAGCGTGTGCAGCGCGGCCAGCCACAGCCGCGCCTCCTTGCGCGTCAGCCGTGAGCGCCGCAGCGGCGCGAACAAGTCCCGCAAGCCCGTGCGTCCCGGCTGCTCGTCGATGAGGAACCCCCCCGACGTCAGCACCCCCTCCAGCGTCGACTCCACCTGCGCCAGCTCCGTGTCCGTCGCCGCCACCGGCAGGGGCCCGGGCGGCGGCGCGTGCGCCTCCAGCGTGGCCACGCGGACCTCATAGGCGTACAGCAACACCGCCTGCGCCAGGTTGATGGAGGGCTGCTCCGGCGCGGTGGGCACCGCGGACAGGTCATGGCACCGCTCCACCTCCGCGTTGGTGAGCCCGCTGCGCTCATCCCCGAAGACCACGGCCACCGTGCCCTGTGTCGAGCGCGACACCCACTCCTCCGCCACCGCGCGCGGAGCCAGGCGCCGCTTGCCCTCCACCTTGCGGGAGCTGGTCCCCACCACCCACACGCAGTCGGAGATGGCCTCCTCCAACGTGTCCGCGCGACGCGCGCCGTCGAGAACGTCCTCGGCATGGACCGCCAGCCGGCGCGCGGGCGTCAAATCCTCCACCTCGGGCGTCACCCAGACCCAATCCGACAGGCCGCAGTTCTTCAGCGCCCGAGCAGCGGCACCCAGGTTCTCCGCGTTGCGCGGACGCATCAGGACGAAACGGACGGGCAGCACCATGCCAGACCACCATACCCGCTTCCCTGGGGACGTTGACCCCGATGCGTGGCCCTCCTATAGCGTGACGCCATCGACCGCTGGGTGCGTGCTCGGAGGCCACCTGGAGTGTGGCTCCGCGTACACCCTGTGGGCCCGAGGACGCGTGGGGGACGCGTGCGGGCCGTGGGCGTTCGACCGCACTCCCCAAGCTTCCAGGCGTGTGCGCCGTCGGCACGTCGCATGAAGAACAGCAGGCACCTTCGGAGGAAACATGGGTCCGCAGTCCGTCGTCTCCATTTCGCCACCGCGCGCCAGACGCGCCGGCTGGCTCGTCGCCGCGCTGCTCCTGGGCGTCTCGCTCTCCGGCTGCAAGAAGGACGAGCAGCAGCCCGCCACCCCCTCGCCGAGCACCCCGGATACCACCTCGGCGTCACCCGCCGTCTCCAGCGGTGACGCGGGGACGACCGCCGCCGTCGTGAAGGTGCCGCCCAAGCCGGAGGCCGTCACCCCCATCATCCGCCCGCAGGGCGCGGTGGGCGTGCTGCCCCAGTCCATCGTCATCGAGCTGGCGCGGCCGCTGCGCCCCGATGACCACGAGGTGAAGCCGGGCACCGTCGTCTCCATCTCGCCGCAGGTGCCTGGGAACCTGACCTGGAGCGGGCCCTCCACGCTGACGTTCAACACCTCGTCCGGTCAGGCCTTCGCCTTCGGCACCGAGTACACCGTCAAGGTCGTCTCGCTGGAGACCGACGCGGGCGTGGTGAAGGCGCCCTCCGACGACGCCTGGAAGCACGTCTTCAAGACGCCGGCCTTCCAGTTCCTCCGCATCCAGCCCAAGCAACTGGACCTGGCCAAGAGCCGCATCGAGATGGACGTCGTCTTCTCCGGCCCGGTGTCCCCCAACGCCATGCGCGGCAAGGGCACGTTCCTGGTGGGCACCCAGCCCGTCTCCGACGTGAAGTGGCGCTCCGTCGCCGGCGTGTCGAACGCCGTCACCGCGGAGCTCGCCAACCCCGGCCTCAAGCCCTCCGCCACGGTGCGCTTCGCCCTCAAGCAGGGCCTGGCCGCCGCGTCCGACGCGAAGGCGCTCGCCCCCGCGGCCGAGGCCACCTTCGTCCTGCACGGCGGCCAGCGCATGGACATCACCGGCATCAACCGGAAGGAGGGCAGCAGCGGGCACTACCTCGAGGTGGCCTGCCGCGACGTGGCGGCGGAGGCGCCGGCCAGCCCCCGCTACTATCAGGAGT encodes:
- a CDS encoding RNA methyltransferase; protein product: MVLPVRFVLMRPRNAENLGAAARALKNCGLSDWVWVTPEVEDLTPARRLAVHAEDVLDGARRADTLEEAISDCVWVVGTSSRKVEGKRRLAPRAVAEEWVSRSTQGTVAVVFGDERSGLTNAEVERCHDLSAVPTAPEQPSINLAQAVLLYAYEVRVATLEAHAPPPGPLPVAATDTELAQVESTLEGVLTSGGFLIDEQPGRTGLRDLFAPLRRSRLTRKEARLWLAALHTLRKRG
- a CDS encoding YnfA family protein, which codes for MSFARALGLFILTALAEIIGCYLPYLWLRQGRSVWWLVPAVASLALFAWLLTLHPTGAARTYAAYGGVYIAVALAWLWLVEGERPTPWDVVGALVAIAGMAIIILAPRR
- a CDS encoding DUF1028 domain-containing protein, which encodes MSRLALCLALLSLHAVAAEPSTVPRRPVNTYSIVARDPATGDLGVAVQSHWFSVGATVPWAEAGVGAVATQSFVDPSYGRLGLDLMRAGRSAPDALKGLLAADSASQVRQVAMVDAQGRVSAHTGSNCIAAAGHVVGEGFSVQANMMQKDTVWPAMAKAYRASKGDLAERMLAALEAAEAQGGDLRGKQSAALIIVSAKPSGRPWMDRRFDLRVDDHPEPLKELRRLVTLQRAYNFMNEGDLALEHKDTDAALAAYSSAEKLAPGNAEMTFWHAISLVGVGRVDQALPLLQRAYAADPRWRELLTRLPAAGLLPDDPKLLARLKSAK
- a CDS encoding alpha/beta fold hydrolase; its protein translation is MHPLDAFMAALASRRLFCDGWGDEETFAGAPLSGRLAATVLPLEVRWGAEQAAGRRRFRDGAFDSPWVALPSEVRLGSVRWMTSERGRGRDACVVLAASRDEGFRLRSWLFAPLVEEGVDLFLLENPYYGTRRALGQKGPHIRTVSEQLQMNIASIEEARALVAHARREGYERVAVAGYSMGGYMAALTAATIPEPVGVAALAAGASPAPVFTKGVHSRSIDFRRLAGSPDETEARTRLATILDAASARLLPPPVKPSAAVILACARDAFVPLAEARALHAHWPGSELRIVDAGHISAVITSGAALRGAIRDAVHRAGT